A stretch of DNA from Phycisphaerales bacterium:
CCCGTACTGAAATTCTCTTTGGTCAGTTTACCGGTGAGACCGGAACTTGGAGTCCATATTGGCCACCAGAAGATCAGCAGGGCTTGCCCCCTCAAGATCTTTACCAGGGCAGTAGTAGTACGCTTGACGATCGTTATGTTGAGATTCCCGGCGCCGAGCGCTATGTGCTACCGCGCGGTATTAAGGTGGCCGGTATTGATTATTACAACTCGACGGCTGCAAACGGCGGCATGGTCTGGGCCACGGGGCCTGAGCTGAAGGATGTGCCGGTTGATGAACTGGACAATATCGATTTCGGCGCCCACCGGTGGTTCATGGTCGGCGTGATGTTTGCCCCCGATGGCACTGTGCGAACGAGAAACAATCAATCTGATGGCCGGTATCTTTGGATGGACTTCAACAACAATGGTTGGCAAGAGCAGGCCAATTCGGGCGTTAGTGGATTTCTCTTTCTGCATCCTCAGGATGAGCCGCGTTTGAAATTAACGATGATCTTGGGTGTCTATGACGGCGAAGAAGCACGTGAACTGCTTTTAGACCCTCTAGACCCAGCCTCTTTTGAAATTAACGAACTCATCGGGCCTAACGGCTATATCAGTGAGAACGTGGACCCACTGTATTTCAACCGCTTTAGTGGAGTGATCATGGAATGAGACTTCTGCTTATGAAAACAAAACGCGGCAATGCGACGCGCGGTATGTCACTGGTTGAGTTGATGTTGGCCATCGGCATT
This window harbors:
- a CDS encoding prepilin-type N-terminal cleavage/methylation domain-containing protein produces the protein MRYQQRHRSHGFTMIELIVVIVIIVIVAVVTALSFSSVSRNARLTGSITTVKGALGKGRALAMERNEWVVVAFRPVPDPSEPALINEDDDDYLSDEQEKRATRTEILFGQFTGETGTWSPYWPPEDQQGLPPQDLYQGSSSTLDDRYVEIPGAERYVLPRGIKVAGIDYYNSTAANGGMVWATGPELKDVPVDELDNIDFGAHRWFMVGVMFAPDGTVRTRNNQSDGRYLWMDFNNNGWQEQANSGVSGFLFLHPQDEPRLKLTMILGVYDGEEARELLLDPLDPASFEINELIGPNGYISENVDPLYFNRFSGVIME